TGGCGAGAACATGACGCTATATGCTAAGAACGAAGGCAGACGCCTAGACTTGGATGTCCTGATTCCGGGCTCTGATAAGGATGGAAAACACACTACGAGAATTTACTGTTGCGGCCCAGAAGGATTGATGAAAGCCGCTCAGAGACGAGCTAGGGAGATGGGATATCCAGACCACATGCTGCATTTCGAAAGCTTCGGAGTGGATTCCGCATCAACGAGGGGCAAGCCTTTCACCGTTGAAGTGAATGAGCTCGAGTCACACCGGCAGAAGACATTGGACGTGCCCCCCGACAAGACGCTGCTAACAGTATTACGGGAGGCAGGCTTTGATATGACCTTCTTCTGCGAAATGGGCGGCTGCGGTGCTTGTAAAGTCACTGTTTGTGACGGCAAGGTTGATCACAAAGGAACGGCTCTCTACCCTGAAGAGAAGAAACGCAACATGCTCAGCTGCGTTAGTCGTGGAAGTGGACACATTAAGATAGAGTTAGACTAAGCTAGAATGCACATTCAATCGTAGGTTTATTTCTTGATAGTTATGCCGGCATGACTCTTCCTCGTGTAGTGCCCCAAGGTGGCTATGACATTGGTGGCGACCACATGCCAGCTGGGGTAAGCATCCCCTTGATCACCACAGCTCGAGGCCATCACGCACTTTTGAACCTGCTAATAGCTTTTGTTTTTCTTAGTCTGTCGTCGGCTTCAACCCTTGGGTTGTTCATCTTAGCAAGGAAGAGTATGGCCGAGATGTTCACGCATTTCGGCCTGAGAGGTGGCGCAAAGGGGACAATGGCGACATGCGTAAGTTTCCCTGACGAGTCCTGTCTCCAATATCTGACCAAACTCTTCATAGACCATTTCTTCTTTGCCTTGGGATCCCGAGCTCGAGTGTGCCTTGGTCGAAGTACCTAGGTCTCGCAAGCATCGAGTTCAAAGGTTCTGCTAACTCATTCGCGTAGATATCAGTCAGATGAAGATGGCCAAAGTCCGATCTCCAGACGTCCGTGACTGGGACCATTGCTGAGGAGGTGGCCATATAGCTTACCCCAACCCTCTCCCTATACTTCGATCTCGAGCTTACTAGCCCTAAGGTAATTTTGGAGGGAAAATGCTAGTAAGTACCCCACTACGAGTGATGTACTTGAATGGTTTGTTGACCATCGTTCCAGTTGGCTCGTTTCCCCTCCAGTAGTAATTGGCTCTGGGCTGGAAAATCTAAGTTCATGCCCTCATCGGGTCTGCTCTGACATGATTGAGACCTTTAATGCATCAACGTAAATCATCAACCTCATATTTAAATTGCTCAAGTTGGTATCTCATGAATAAAATTTCAAAAACCCAGTTTTGAAGGAATTTATCTCTTGTGTAATCTTGTGATCTGCTTACTCTGGCCTCTTTGCTGTCATGCCCTCATGTTCAAGTCCGTCCTCATTCGAGATTAATCACGTACCTGATTAGGTAAACAAAATCCGCTCGAACTAGACCTTTGAAGTTGCGTGCTCCGTTTCCACCACGTCAATAGGACCATCTCCCTTCCCATTCTCCGCAATCCGAACGTTCGCTTCTTCACCATCAAAGATGACGGCAATCTCCTCCAAAGCCTTGCCCTTAGTCTCCAAGAACCACCCATAAGCGACGCAAGCCTCCACAGCTAAGATAGCAACATAGACTATATAGAAGCGCCAACCAATGTTCTGGATGCCGATCGGGTTTACGTATTGGTTGACAAAGACGGCAGCTTTGGTCGAGAAGACGTATGTTGCCATGCCCTTGGCGCGGATGGAGTACGGCAGGACCTCCACAGAATAAGCGACCGGCAAGGGCGAGAAGGCGATGCAGTAGAAGACTTGGTAGATGAAAATCAGCGCCATGACGGCGATACCGGCGGAGCTGGCACTGGTTTCGGCGAATCGAGCTGAGGCGATGGTCCAACCGATAAAGACTACGAGCATACCGCAGGTCGAGATGCGGAAGAGGGGGCGGCGGCCGATGCGTTCCACGAAGAATGCAGTAGTCAGGGCAAGGCCGAAGTTCCAGATGTTGAGTAAGCCATTGACCAGAGCTTGTGTGTTCTTGTTCGTGATACCGACGGTGTCCATGATTCTCGAGAGGTCTAGTCCGCATCAGTCAACGTCCAAATCTCACTGAAGTAATGGGGAAGTTTCGTCTTCTACTTACAATAAGCAATCAGGCCGTTACCAGACCATTGGGAGAAGAATCCCATGCCTATTGTTAGCGTCAGTATGGAAATGGAACTAGATTCTTGTATGCTTGGACGCGATTCTTACAGACGACAAGAAACATGCGGTATCGGTTGCCTTTCGTCTTAACCATTGATGCCCAAGTTGTGCTTCCAAGTCCTTCAATGCGATTAGCAAATGCGTCAAGACTCCATGGGATCTCCAAACTTACTCTTCTCATTGTCGATAGCAGCTCTGATCTCTTCAAACTCCAATCTGACCAGCTCCGTCTCTTCGCCTTCGCCGTGGTATTGCTTCAAGGCCTCCATGGCCTCGTCCCCACGATCGTGTGAGATGAGCCAACGTGGAGACTCGGGAACAAACCAGATGGCTGCGAGCTGCACTACACTAGGTGCCATCTGAAGAAGAGACGGGATTCGCCAAGACCAGGTGCTAGGGATATTTCGAGTACCAAACGTGATCCATGCTGCCGCGATACTACCGACATACCAACTGCCAAGTCCACGTCGTCAGCCCTTGGTTCTTGATTTTCTCCAATTGATTGCTTAAGATGATAGTACATACCAGGTATTGCTGATGGCACTCATCAAGCCGAGGACCGCCCCGCGCGGGTTGTCGAAGAAGTCGTCAAAGTAGGAAACGGTCTGGAGGGAGTTCATCATCGAGCCATCGTATCCGCTCGTGGCGTACGAAACAACGGCGGcggggaagaggaggaagtaGAGCTTTCGGCGGGCGGCGGACTTGTACCATGTGGGAGACTCCTGGGCGAGTTGGGCGATGCGAGAGGGTTGGTAGCTCTCGCTCGCGGCCGCCGGTCCGCCTTGCTGGCGAGCTCGTCGGGCTTGCTGGTCTTGCCTCGGGGCAGGGAGGCGTTGGCGGAGGAAGTTCATTGTGGCAAGTAGTATCGTAGAAGAACACAGAAGTTGACAAGAACTAAGCCGGGAGAAAGGAGGCAAGGTTGGCTCTGTAGTGTAGATGAACTTATGAGTTGAGAACCGAGACCAGATAGCCGGGATCTTGCGTGTCCTTATATGCCCGTGACCAAGTTGTCCTGTCGAGGTGGGACGATGTCAACAACTCTTCTGGAACGCTTCGAGACTTTGCCAGGTTTTGCTCGTTGGATTGGTGTCAAGCAGTCTTGCTAGGTGACGGCGTTACGAAGTCGGCAGATGGGCTTAGGAGAAGAAGTATTCCGATCGAGCGATAGCACCACTGGCGCGGAAAGCTAGCCCTTCACACTCACACACGACAATGTTAGCAGAACCGTACGCTTGGGACGCAAAGGCTCTGCCTGCCGAAGAGGACTTGGGAACTATCGGGACAAAGACGGGGGTTTGGCAAGTCGGATGATGGGATGCGGAGAAGATCCGGGGGCTGGGGTAAAAGCAAACTTGGTCCCCACATCCGGGGCATCACGAGATGAAGTTGTCTGGACGAGTCTCCATGGGGAAACGAACCATTAGAAGTTGCGGATGAAGTCAAGCTCGCCTGACTCGTCCGATTGTTTCCGTAGAACGAAGGGCAGCAAACCCGTGTAAACTAGTGAGAACAACACCAGTTATGTAGCGTCGGCCGACGATAGTGTGGAGTACGTATGAGATGCCTGGCTCCTCTTTTTAtcacgtaacagggatagtaatcgcacctcacaaagtgcccgtcacgtgctaaatcacgtgtctatcttagatatcgtatatatagaccttctccttttatctatttctattttaatagttaagctacttttactatactctatatacctattactacgtgctataacttataatagttataagcctagctcttagttaagaccttatactacgataacgtacttattaatacgattcttacgatctttttaaaataaccgacttactcatacctactttagcctaagctaaactaactagctacgatagttagattaaatagtttaacgtacttcGTACTATAAGTAAGGGCGTTAAGGTTTAGAAGTACGTCGACCTAGACGCTCTAAATTCCGACGCATTCCTTAACCCCTCTATAGCGCTTACTTTGCCCTTAGAATTCGGACGATTAGTCGCAacccgtaataaaaaagaactacgagcttactaagcccgttataaagtattcgagaacgactaaaaaaactaagaaatcctttactaatagcttctaaatataactcttagtacgaaccttttaacttctttaagtacgagtaacttatagaactaagccgggtttctttttataaaactagctatactacctactttacgtaaataaatctatcttTATACTATACCCGTAAAGaggatctatatacttaagagtatttagaaataataggagctcgatactaaatacgagtaacttatagcttatgaacgtaatactattaatacgtatattaaagtcctcgcctagtagttagtaaaattagttaatattatattatacgaatacgcATTTTagaaagctattaaaaacggcgctaagtttagtatatagcgaatcGTTAGATATCTAAAATAGGAATTTGCGCCCCCTAAACTAGTAGTAAAGAATGCGGTTCgagaggaatattaataagcccttaataaagcaAGGACCGGAATTAACCCCTAATGCTAGTATAAGGAGTAGTAGTCCGCTTACTTTTAAGCTAAAACGTACgatattttagaaattagtaaagagatcgctatacttaacttcttagttacggttaagtctagacttaactctatatagggctaacgtatatataagacctttagCGAATTAATAGCCTTCGGAACGTATACGAGGACCCTTGAGgagattacgtatatatttagcttagtaacctaggacgtatatactaaacgacttttaagttaaagaggggcttactctacttttactaaacgctctaacttagttaacgacgtaaataataagggtaacgttatatacccttataattacgcataCCCGTAGCGCCCTACGGCGTGCCGAAAATTAGAATAGGCACTTATAGGCCGAAACGCTAATaggttactaatacgaatactaaagagctatataaaggaagtcctcgccgctattaaataagtaaataaaaattactctatagtaagcttaagaaagctagttagctaaggaacgatagaacccctaagaaacctaggtttttaaaaggatcctctaactaacctatagcgagcttattagtaaactaggacgagggctacgtagttactatacttataaaaagttaggacTTAGAGGTAAACGTAATCTTTAGCACccctataagtagcgctcacccccttttttagaaTACGGTAATAGAtagctataaagtaatatatttagttaacgataagagcctacttaaacccgagagttacgtattattaagtaataaaaactacgttaaattaggaactactatattacttattaccgcacgtagtactcgtattataaagggcgtccTAGACGGAcctaaaagaaaaggaaccTGCGATCTAAAGCTTTAGAacgtcgcttatattaagggattctatattaatatagtcttagagactttactaaatagaagCGCACTCTAGTACTACGGTctagattatactttataatagggaacgctttataagagcactattaaaaagtagcttatctaaaagaataatctagtcttttttaaatataagctcctctaatcctatccttcttttataaaccttaagcgtgtcctatagagcttagttagtattatgctattagttagctatagaaaattccgttatttatattaacgtacccgtaagaggtctaatagcgcgctcctCTAGTACCTTAGAATAGGTTATCTCGGACCTAatgctctttattaattattatataagactcgaggtgtgcgtattaaacctttattataagttaagtataaagtatatatattatccgaagctaaaatagtagttttaagaggactaccctcgagaagagccttacggctatagtactatatatactaggatCTCTTCTATTTCGAACTAttttttagtaaacgataatatatacttatagtttttaacgaatatagtaagcagcttagggggttccctttaaggataaaaatagaggaggaagtgctttttatactatagagcctcgaggtagcgatttgttattaaaaagggactctAATCTGCTTTtttagaagtaataataagaccgctctcctaattataaacgttagacgcgtatataagacgtagtatagcgagctaggaatcggaatagaacttttatttttatatacgaagGAACCCGTAGGTAACGCTAAAAGAGTAGGTTaactcgtaattactaaagctcgtaagATGCGCCTTTTTACAAACCTCCTTACGAATCTATAGGACGAAATAGTACTAGCggtaatctttatttataatattaccccacgggaggttaataaaggagatttacttattataatagaaattaactagtaaaagcggtattaacGCTAGTAGTAGACGGGTTATTAAGTACGGGATTCTAAACCGGTTACCCCGTATCTCGGTagcttctatatatatagctactaagcataccctctttatagggatcgtaaaaggggtatatattagaaGGAGTTTAAAGTGCTTCCCCGCGGGCATATAGGatacttagttagatatatactagaAACGCATAACCTATATAGGGTCTAGGTACCCGCGCTCGAGtaggtatttattacgaggaatattaggtttaataaagaagtcttttataatcccgtatacgaagaataagctatcgtaggtaagtaagtaaatctaataatctaagagatataagaactctttaatactaataataagttaattcgaGCACTCGGGGAAGTAGATCTAGATTTCGGAAATACTAGTACTTAAGATAACTCTATAGTCaaggatagtattactattagatttttaactatttaggacgctaagtaaccGATAGACGTACTCTAgggtatagtaaataaggctaaagaggctaatatagtcttattattattattaacccctaAGATAACCCCCTTGCGCAAGCTCGGGGGTAggggtaaaaaaggggatataataactaagttataaacgGCTCTGCGCAGTCCATAGTCCTCcctataagcgcttatatataccACAGAAGTT
The Colletotrichum lupini chromosome 6, complete sequence DNA segment above includes these coding regions:
- a CDS encoding lactose permease yields the protein MNFLRQRLPAPRQDQQARRARQQGGPAAASESYQPSRIAQLAQESPTWYKSAARRKLYFLLFPAAVVSYATSGYDGSMMNSLQTVSYFDDFFDNPRGAVLGLMSAISNTCWYVGSIAAAWITFGTRNIPSTWSWRIPSLLQMAPSVVQLAAIWFVPESPRWLISHDRGDEAMEALKQYHGEGEETELVRLEFEEIRAAIDNEKRLGSTTWASMVKTKGNRYRMFLVVCMGFFSQWSGNGLIAYYLSRIMDTVGITNKNTQALVNGLLNIWNFGLALTTAFFVERIGRRPLFRISTCGMLVVFIGWTIASARFAETSASSAGIAVMALIFIYQVFYCIAFSPLPVAYSVEVLPYSIRAKGMATYVFSTKAAVFVNQYVNPIGIQNIGWRFYIVYVAILAVEACVAYGWFLETKGKALEEIAVIFDGEEANVRIAENGKGDGPIDVVETEHATSKV